The following coding sequences lie in one Arachis hypogaea cultivar Tifrunner chromosome 4, arahy.Tifrunner.gnm2.J5K5, whole genome shotgun sequence genomic window:
- the LOC112796275 gene encoding stilbene synthase 3-like, which yields MVSVSEIHNIQRAEGPATVLAIGTANPPNCVDQSTYADYYFRVTNSEHMTDLKKKFQRICERTQIKNRHMYLTEEILKENPNMCAYKAPSLDAREDMMIREVPRVGKEAATKAIKEWGQPMSKITHLIFCTTSGVALPGVDYELIVLLGLDPCVKRYMMYHQGCFAGGTVLRLAKDLAENNKDARVLIVCSENTAVTFRGPSETDMDSLVGQALFADGAAAIIIGSDPVPDVEKPIFEIVSTDQKLVPGSHGAIGGLLREVGLTFYLNKSVPDIISQNINDALSKAFDPLGIFDYNSIFWIAHPGGRAILDQVEQKVNLKPEKMKATRDVLSNYGNMSSACVFFIMDLMRKKSLEEGLKTTGEGLDWGVLFGFGPGLTIETVVLRSVTI from the exons ATGGTGTCTGTGAGTGAGATCCACAATATTCAAAGGGCAGAAGGTCCTGCAACGGTATTGGCAATCGGTACAGCAAATCCACCGAATTGTGTTGATCAGAGCACATATGCTGATTATTATTTCAGAGTAACCAATAGCGAGCACATGACTGATCTCAAGAAGAAATTTCAACGCATTT GTGAAAGAACACAGATCAAGAATAGACATATGTACTTAACAGAAGAGATACTGAAAGAGAATCCTAACATGTGTGCATACAAGGCACCATCGTTGGATGCAAGGGAAGATATGATGATTAGGGAGGTACCAAGGGTTGGAAAAGAAGCTGCAACCAAGGCCATCAAAGAATGGGGACAACCAATGTCTAAAATCACACATTTGATCTTCTGTACCACCAGCGGTGTTGCGTTGCCTGGCGTTGATTACGAACTCATCGTACTCTTAGGGCTCGACCCATGCGTCAAGAGGTACATGATGTACCACCAAGGCTGCTTCGCTGGCGGCACTGTTCTTCGTTTAGCTAAGGACTTGGCTGAAAACAACAAGGATGCTCGTGTTCTTATCGTTTGTTCTGAGAATACCGCAGTCACTTTCCGTGGTCCTAGTGAGACAGATATGGATAGTCTTGTAGGACAAGCATTGTTTGCAGATGGAGCTGCTGCGATTATCATTGGTTCTGATCCTGTGCCAGATGTTGAGAAGCCTATCTTTGAGATTGTTTCGACCGATCAAAAACTCGTCCCTGGCAGCCATGGAGCTATCGGTGGTCTCCTTCGTGAAGTTGGGCTTACATTCTATCTTAACAAGAGTGTTCCTGATATTATTTCGCAAAATATCAATGACGCGCTTAGTAAAGCTTTTGATCCATTGGGTATATTTGATTATAACTCAATATTTTGGATTGCACACCCTGGTGGACGTGCAATTTTGGACCAGGTTGAACAGAAGGTGAACTTGAAACCAGAAAAAATGAAAGCTACTAGAGATGTACTTAGCAATTATGGTAATATGTCAAGTGCATGTGTGTTCTTCATCATGGATTTGATGAGGAAGAAATCTCTTGAAGAAGGACTTAAAACTACCGGTGAAGGACTTGATTGGGGTGTACTTTTTGGCTTTGGTCCTGGTCTCACCATTGAAACTGTTGTTCTTCGCAGTGTGACTATCTGA
- the LOC112796278 gene encoding putative stilbene synthase 2: MVSVSEIRNVQRAEGPATVLAIGTANPSNCVDQSTYADYYFRVTDSEHMTDLKKKFQRICIERTQIKNRHMYLTEEILKENPNMCAYKAPSLDAREDMMIREVPRVGKEAATKAIKEWGQPMSKITHLIFCTTSGVALPGVDYELIVLLGLDPCVKRYMMYHQGCFAGGTVLRLAKDLAENNKDARVLIVCSENTSVTFRGPSETDMDSLVGQALFADGAAAIIIGSDPVPEVENPLFEIVSTDQQLVPNSHGAIGGLLREVGLTFYLNKSVPDIISQNINDALSKAFDPLGISDYNSIFWIAHPGGRAILDQVEEKVNLKPEKMKATRDVLSNYGNMSSACVFFIMDLMRKKSLKEGLKTTGEGLDWGVLFGFGPGLTIETVVLRSVAI; encoded by the exons ATGGTGTCTGTGAGTGAGATCCGAAACGTTCAAAGGGCTGAAGGCCCTGCAACTGTATTGGCAATTGGCACGGCAAATCCATCAAATTGTGTTGATCAAAGTACATATGCAGATTATTATTTCAGAGTAACTGATAGCGAACACATGACTGATCTCAAAAAGAAATTTCAGCGCATTTGTAT TGAAAGAACACAGATCAAGAATAGACATATGTACTTAACAGAAGAGATACTGAAAGAGAATCCTAACATGTGTGCATACAAGGCACCATCGTTGGATGCAAGGGAAGATATGATGATTAGGGAGGTACCAAGGGTTGGAAAAGAGGCTGCAACCAAGGCCATCAAAGAATGGGGACAACCAATGTCTAAAATCACACATTTGATCTTCTGCACCACCAGCGGTGTTGCGTTGCCTGGCGTTGATTACGAACTCATCGTACTCTTAGGGCTCGACCCATGCGTCAAGAGGTACATGATGTACCACCAAGGCTGCTTCGCTGGTGGCACTGTTCTTCGTTTGGCTAAGGACTTGGCTGAAAACAACAAGGATGCTCGTGTGCTTATTGTTTGTTCTGAAAATACTTCAGTCACTTTCCGTGGTCCTAGTGAGACAGACATGGATAGTCTTGTAGGGCAAGCATTGTTTGCCGATGGAGCTGCTGCCATTATCATTGGTTCTGATCCTGTTCCAGAGGTTGAGAATCCTCTCTTTGAGATTGTTTCAACTGATCAACAACTTGTCCCTAACAGCCATGGAGCCATCGGTGGTCTCCTTCGTGAAGTTGGACTTACATTCTATCTTAACAAGAGTGTTCCGGATATTATTTCACAAAACATCAATGATGCACTCAGTAAAGCTTTTGATCCACTGGGTATATCTGATTATAACTCAATATTTTGGATTGCACATCCTGGTGGACGTGCAATTTTGGACCAGGTTGAAGAGAAGGTGAACTTGAAACCAGAGAAAATGAAAGCTACTAGAGATGTGCTTAGCAATTATGGTAATATGTCAAGTGCATGTGTGTTCTTCATCATGGATTTGATGAGGAAGAAATCTCTTAAAGAAGGACTTAAAACCACCGGTGAAGGACTTGATTGGGGTGTTCTTTTTGGCTTTGGTCCTGGTCTCACTATTGAAACAGTTGTTCTCCGCAGTGTGGCCATCTGA